One segment of Neodiprion fabricii isolate iyNeoFabr1 chromosome 1, iyNeoFabr1.1, whole genome shotgun sequence DNA contains the following:
- the LOC124184046 gene encoding probable ATP-dependent RNA helicase Dbp73D has translation MSLFVVNRYQGNDDNAPESTTTEDHYTTLLKKIEERKKRKSATQENEVNKDGVDSSEVSVAKKKRKKQKPSTTKENGAKRKDTTTPEQITTTLHFSATEVNDPVASEQRESLTETTGSTQKATAKKPAYLILGSDSHKKKPVIKRVLPEWLSQPELISADVNSGPSLSDFKSILDSDIIDILKKSGATKLFPVQANIIPWLLECDRHRKMGWWPRDVCISAPTGSGKTLAYVLPIIQLLKHRFVRKVRCLVVLPVQELAAQVYKVVKTYSEHTNLRVTLLSSAATFQQEQKKLVKQDGSGKYISKVDFIVTTPGRLIDHIERTEGFSLSSLRYLVIDEADKATDWLQHLPAPHCGSATLNISNIESKNRPTQKLLFSATLSQDPEKLSRLGLFQPKLFTSVLPEDKDIDLNLDKATGDFVGRYTSPDELVEKAVECETLNKPLALFQLLTGSDEVQRALVFTNSGNTAHRLALLINLLGKKRGLTVAEISARLDHKKRESVLSKFAQGDIQVLISSDALARGMDISGVNLVVSYDLPKHIKGYIHRSGRTGRAGTPGTAVSILTPAQVAAFSKMLTSARKSVPVIEKVDLDSFSESPDYEEHIVKLREMLEEEQVNELNHVKSVKRRHKRIHK, from the exons ATGAGTCTCTTTGTTGTAAACAG gtaTCAGGGTAACGATGATAATGCACCAGAATCTACGACCACCGAAGACCACTACACAACTctgttgaagaaaattgagGAGCGCAAAAAACGCAAGAGTGCAACACAAGAAAACGAAGTTAATAAGGATGGAGTTGACAGCTCGGAGGTGTCAGTtgcgaagaagaaacgaaagaaacaaaagcCCTCAACTACCAAGGAAAATGGAGCAAAACGCAAAGATACAACTACTCCAGAACAAATCACCACGACTTTACATTTCTCTGCTACAGAAGTCAACGACCCTGTAGCTAGCGAACAGCGTGAAAGCTTGACAGAAACCACGGGCTCTACGCAAAAGGCTACTGCAAAGAAACCTGCTTATCTCATTCTCGGATCTGATTCGCACAAGAAAAAACCTGTTATAAAACGTGTCTTACCTGAATGGTTGTCACAACCAGAACTAATTTCTGCTGATGTAAACAGCGGTCCTAGTTTATCTGACTTCAAATCAATTCTAGATTCCGACATAATAGATATTCTCAAGAAAAGTGGAGCGACAAAACTTTTTCCAGTTCAAGCAAACATTATACCATGGCTACTGGAATGTGATAGGCATAGAAAAATGGGCTGGTGGCCTCGAGATGTTTGCATTTCAGCACCTACAGGAAGTG GAAAAACACTTGCATATGTTTTACCAATTATTCAACTGCTAAAACATCGGTTTGTGAGAAAAGTACGTTGTCTTGTCGTACTCCCAGTCCAGGAGCTAGCTGCACAAGTCTATAAAGTGGTGAAAACATATTCAGAGCATACAAATTTGCGAGTAACATTGCTCTCAAGTGCTGCTACCTTTCagcaagaacaaaaaaaacttgtcaaaCAAG ACGGATCTGGAAAATACATCAGCAAGGTAGATTTCATTGTAACAACGCCTGGTCGCCTGATAGATCACATTGAAAGAACTGAAGGATTTTCACTATCTTCACTTCGATATCTTGTCATTGACGAAGCTGATAAAGCCACGGATTGGCTGCAGCATCTTCCTGCTCCACATTGCGGATCAGCTACTCTTAATATATCCAACATTGAGTCAAA GAATCGACCTACTCAGAAGCTATTGTTTAGCGCGACGTTATCTCAGGACCCGGAAAAGCTGAGTAGACTTGGTTTATTTCAACCCAAGTTATTCACATCTGTTCTACCGGAAGACAAAGATATAGATTTAAACTTGGACAAAGCTACGGGAGATTTTGTTGGGCGTTACACTAGTCCGGACGAACTAGTCGAGAAAGCTGTGGAGTGCGAGACTTTGAACAAGCCGCTAGCTCTTTTCCAACTATTAACTGGAAGTGACGAAGTGCAAAGAGCGCTGGTATTTACAAACTCAGGAAATACAGCGCATAGATTGGCCCTGTTAATCAATTTATTGGGTAAAAAGAGAGGATTAACCGTGGCAGAAATATCTGCACGTTTGGATCACAAAAAGCGAGAAAGTGTGTTGTCGAAATTTGCACAAGGAGATATTCAAGT GTTGATTAGCTCGGATGCTTTAGCCCGCGGAATGGATATCTCTGGTGTAAATCTAGTCGTTTCCTACGACTTACCGAAACATATCAAAGGTTACATTCACAGATCAGGACGGACAGGTCGAGCCGGTACTCCGGGTACAGCAGTGTCTATTCTAACACCTGCGCAGGTCGCAGCTTTCAGTAAAATGTTGACCAGTGCTCGAAAGAGTGTACCTGTTATTGAGAAAGTGGATCTTGATTCGTTTTCCGAATCTCCTGATTACGAGGAGCATATAGTAAAGCTGAGAGAAATGTTGGAGGAGGAGCAAGTAAACGAGTTGAACCATGTAAAGTCTGTTAAAAGAAGACATAAACGGATACACAAGTAG
- the LOC124184514 gene encoding polyadenylate-binding protein 2-B isoform X1, which yields MSETDLLASDQIDGLDGLENGQDGDTLMRGDGDHNNSETNVDDPELEAIKARVREMEEEAEKLKQLQSEVDKQMNMGSPPGITSPLNMSLEEKMEVDNRSIYVGNVDYGATAEELEQHFHGCGSINRVTILCNKFDGHPKGFAYIEFGDRDSVQTAMAMDESLFRGRQIKVMPKRTNRPGMSITNRGPRGARGFRGAARISRGSAYFGCRYARRPRSYRRGYYMPY from the exons ATGTCTGAAACAGATCTGTTAGCCAGCGATCAAATTGACGGCCTAGATGGCTTAGAAAATGGTCAGGATGGCGATACTTTAATGCGTGGTGACGGAGATCACAACAACAGCGAGACAAACGTTGATGACCCT GAATTGGAGGCAATAAAGGCACGTGTCAGAGAAATGGAGGAAGaagcagaaaaattaaaacaattgCAATCCGAGGTTGATAAGCAAATGAACATGGGCAGCCCTCCTGGCATCA CTAGCCCATTGAACATGTCTTTGGAAGAGAAAATGGAAGTGGACAATAGATCGATTTATGTCGGAAAT gTTGATTACGGAGCAACAGCTGAGGAATTGGAGCAGCATTTCCACGGGTGCGGCAGTATCAACAGAGTGACAATTTTGTGCAATAAGTTTGATGGTCATCCCAAAGGTTTTGCTTACATTGAATTTGGGGATCGTGATTCAGTGCAAACCGCAATGGCTATGGATGAGTCTTTGTTCCGAGGCCGTCAAATCAAAGTGATGCCCAAGAGAACTAACAGACCAGGCATGTCAATCACCAACAG AGGGCCTAGAGGAGCACGTGGATTCAGAGGAGCTGCTCGAATCAGCCGTGGTAGCGCCTATTTTGGCTGCCGATATGCAAGGAGACCCAG AAGTTACAGGCGTGGCTACTATATGCCCTACTGA
- the LOC124184514 gene encoding polyadenylate-binding protein 2-B isoform X2, with product MSETDLLASDQIDGLDGLENGQDGDTLMRGDGDHNNSETNVDDPELEAIKARVREMEEEAEKLKQLQSEVDKQMNMGSPPGITSPLNMSLEEKMEVDNRSIYVGNVDYGATAEELEQHFHGCGSINRVTILCNKFDGHPKGFAYIEFGDRDSVQTAMAMDESLFRGRQIKVMPKRTNRPGMSITNRGPRGARGFRGAARISRGSAYFGCRYARRPRRGYYMPY from the exons ATGTCTGAAACAGATCTGTTAGCCAGCGATCAAATTGACGGCCTAGATGGCTTAGAAAATGGTCAGGATGGCGATACTTTAATGCGTGGTGACGGAGATCACAACAACAGCGAGACAAACGTTGATGACCCT GAATTGGAGGCAATAAAGGCACGTGTCAGAGAAATGGAGGAAGaagcagaaaaattaaaacaattgCAATCCGAGGTTGATAAGCAAATGAACATGGGCAGCCCTCCTGGCATCA CTAGCCCATTGAACATGTCTTTGGAAGAGAAAATGGAAGTGGACAATAGATCGATTTATGTCGGAAAT gTTGATTACGGAGCAACAGCTGAGGAATTGGAGCAGCATTTCCACGGGTGCGGCAGTATCAACAGAGTGACAATTTTGTGCAATAAGTTTGATGGTCATCCCAAAGGTTTTGCTTACATTGAATTTGGGGATCGTGATTCAGTGCAAACCGCAATGGCTATGGATGAGTCTTTGTTCCGAGGCCGTCAAATCAAAGTGATGCCCAAGAGAACTAACAGACCAGGCATGTCAATCACCAACAG AGGGCCTAGAGGAGCACGTGGATTCAGAGGAGCTGCTCGAATCAGCCGTGGTAGCGCCTATTTTGGCTGCCGATATGCAAGGAGACCCAG GCGTGGCTACTATATGCCCTACTGA
- the LOC124184369 gene encoding SAGA-associated factor 29 isoform X2, translated as MSSPSKMPFTADAAAHQIQERLKNIYNLIFEIEEERNRSEHNLNNITKAHDKITPDDKVSPYYQQKLKSLYSAAVSDAQQEEELIRKALAKINEIRAIRNERRIQARNAGNKETIRRGALMKMLLSSAQTLPLYVGKSPGAKPPPLCGAIPAEVTYIAKMGDMVAALVKGSEEEENWILAEVVQFNPTTSKYEVDDIDEEQKDRHVLSKRRVVPLPLMRANPETDAHALFPKGSIVMALYPQTTCFYKAVVNQLPTTATEEYEVLFEDATYADGYSPPLNVAQRYVISIKESKKNKSQS; from the exons AT GAGCTCTCCTTCGAAGATGCCGTTCACAGCTGATGCAGCGGCACATCAAATACAG GAACGGCTCAAGAACATATACAATTTAATATTTGAGATAGAAGAAGAACGCAATCGATCTGAacataatttaaataatatcacCAAGGCTCATGACAAAATAACACCAGATGATAAAGTCTCTCCTTACTATCAACAGAAATTAAAAAGTTTATATAGCGCTGCTGTCTCTGATGCTCAACAAGAAGAGGAGCTGATACGAAAAGCGCTGgcaaaaattaacgaaattaGGGCAATTCGAAATGAGCGTAGAATTCAA GCGCGTAACGCAGGAAACAAGGAAACGATACGACGAGGTGCATTGATGAAAATGTTGTTGAGCTCTGCACAAACTCTACCACTATATGTGGGTAAGTCACCTGGAGCAAAACCGCCGCCACTATGTGGCGCAATTCCAGCTGAAGTTACGTACATAGCAAAG ATGGGAGATATGGTTGCCGCGCTGGTAAAGGGATCTGAAGAAGAGGAGAATTGGATTCTTGCTGAAGTCGTTCAATTTAATCCAACGACGAGTAAATATGAAGTTGATGACATAGATGAGGAACAAAAAGATAGGCATGTTCTTTCAAAGCGTCGTGTTGTCCCTTTGCCTCTGATGCGAGCAAACCCGGAGACCGACGCCCATGCATTATTTCCCAAAGGATCTATAG TTATGGCGCTCTATCCCCAAACGACATGCTTCTACAAGGCTGTTGTTAATCAGCTACCGACTACCGCAACTGAAGAGTACGAAGTACTATTCGAAGATGCAACATATGCGGACGGATACTCCCCACCTTTAAATGTTGCGCAACGTTACGTGATATCCATAAAGgagagtaagaaaaataaaagtcagTCTTGA
- the LOC124184369 gene encoding SAGA-associated factor 29 isoform X3 codes for MLWSSPSKMPFTADAAAHQIQARNAGNKETIRRGALMKMLLSSAQTLPLYVGKSPGAKPPPLCGAIPAEVTYIAKMGDMVAALVKGSEEEENWILAEVVQFNPTTSKYEVDDIDEEQKDRHVLSKRRVVPLPLMRANPETDAHALFPKGSIVMALYPQTTCFYKAVVNQLPTTATEEYEVLFEDATYADGYSPPLNVAQRYVISIKESKKNKSQS; via the exons ATGCTATG GAGCTCTCCTTCGAAGATGCCGTTCACAGCTGATGCAGCGGCACATCAAATACAG GCGCGTAACGCAGGAAACAAGGAAACGATACGACGAGGTGCATTGATGAAAATGTTGTTGAGCTCTGCACAAACTCTACCACTATATGTGGGTAAGTCACCTGGAGCAAAACCGCCGCCACTATGTGGCGCAATTCCAGCTGAAGTTACGTACATAGCAAAG ATGGGAGATATGGTTGCCGCGCTGGTAAAGGGATCTGAAGAAGAGGAGAATTGGATTCTTGCTGAAGTCGTTCAATTTAATCCAACGACGAGTAAATATGAAGTTGATGACATAGATGAGGAACAAAAAGATAGGCATGTTCTTTCAAAGCGTCGTGTTGTCCCTTTGCCTCTGATGCGAGCAAACCCGGAGACCGACGCCCATGCATTATTTCCCAAAGGATCTATAG TTATGGCGCTCTATCCCCAAACGACATGCTTCTACAAGGCTGTTGTTAATCAGCTACCGACTACCGCAACTGAAGAGTACGAAGTACTATTCGAAGATGCAACATATGCGGACGGATACTCCCCACCTTTAAATGTTGCGCAACGTTACGTGATATCCATAAAGgagagtaagaaaaataaaagtcagTCTTGA
- the LOC124184369 gene encoding SAGA-associated factor 29 isoform X1 codes for MLWSSPSKMPFTADAAAHQIQERLKNIYNLIFEIEEERNRSEHNLNNITKAHDKITPDDKVSPYYQQKLKSLYSAAVSDAQQEEELIRKALAKINEIRAIRNERRIQARNAGNKETIRRGALMKMLLSSAQTLPLYVGKSPGAKPPPLCGAIPAEVTYIAKMGDMVAALVKGSEEEENWILAEVVQFNPTTSKYEVDDIDEEQKDRHVLSKRRVVPLPLMRANPETDAHALFPKGSIVMALYPQTTCFYKAVVNQLPTTATEEYEVLFEDATYADGYSPPLNVAQRYVISIKESKKNKSQS; via the exons ATGCTATG GAGCTCTCCTTCGAAGATGCCGTTCACAGCTGATGCAGCGGCACATCAAATACAG GAACGGCTCAAGAACATATACAATTTAATATTTGAGATAGAAGAAGAACGCAATCGATCTGAacataatttaaataatatcacCAAGGCTCATGACAAAATAACACCAGATGATAAAGTCTCTCCTTACTATCAACAGAAATTAAAAAGTTTATATAGCGCTGCTGTCTCTGATGCTCAACAAGAAGAGGAGCTGATACGAAAAGCGCTGgcaaaaattaacgaaattaGGGCAATTCGAAATGAGCGTAGAATTCAA GCGCGTAACGCAGGAAACAAGGAAACGATACGACGAGGTGCATTGATGAAAATGTTGTTGAGCTCTGCACAAACTCTACCACTATATGTGGGTAAGTCACCTGGAGCAAAACCGCCGCCACTATGTGGCGCAATTCCAGCTGAAGTTACGTACATAGCAAAG ATGGGAGATATGGTTGCCGCGCTGGTAAAGGGATCTGAAGAAGAGGAGAATTGGATTCTTGCTGAAGTCGTTCAATTTAATCCAACGACGAGTAAATATGAAGTTGATGACATAGATGAGGAACAAAAAGATAGGCATGTTCTTTCAAAGCGTCGTGTTGTCCCTTTGCCTCTGATGCGAGCAAACCCGGAGACCGACGCCCATGCATTATTTCCCAAAGGATCTATAG TTATGGCGCTCTATCCCCAAACGACATGCTTCTACAAGGCTGTTGTTAATCAGCTACCGACTACCGCAACTGAAGAGTACGAAGTACTATTCGAAGATGCAACATATGCGGACGGATACTCCCCACCTTTAAATGTTGCGCAACGTTACGTGATATCCATAAAGgagagtaagaaaaataaaagtcagTCTTGA